Proteins from one Pseudarthrobacter sp. BIM B-2242 genomic window:
- a CDS encoding iron-siderophore ABC transporter substrate-binding protein, giving the protein MTSPLFRGPGATRRTLFKSAGKATAVLAAAALTLSACSTGPAAGTPDASASSSSSAQFPVTIKHVFGETTIKEQPTRVATVSWVNDDVAIALGVVPVGVPKNEWGGNEQGSTPWKDAALTELGAGFGTEKAPVQYSETDGINFTEIAKLTPDVILAAYSGLTEEDYKKLSEIAPVVAHPEVAYGTSWQDSTSIIGKALGKDAEATKLVSDTEATIKDKVSKYPQIAGKSFIYGNLEPASAEGVNVYTANDNRPRFLSAIGMKLASVVEENSKGSKEFFIPWSAEKANELDSDIFVTWVPDAATTDSIKADPLLGQIPAIKDGALVADSDNTLTLSISASSPLSLPWSLDTFLPQLASAADAVK; this is encoded by the coding sequence GTGACTTCCCCCCTTTTCCGTGGCCCTGGCGCCACCCGCCGTACGCTGTTCAAGTCAGCCGGCAAGGCCACAGCGGTCCTGGCCGCCGCGGCGCTCACGCTCTCTGCCTGCTCCACCGGGCCCGCGGCCGGCACCCCTGACGCCAGCGCCTCCAGCTCAAGCAGCGCCCAGTTCCCCGTCACCATCAAGCACGTCTTCGGCGAGACCACCATCAAGGAACAGCCCACCCGCGTAGCCACCGTCTCCTGGGTCAATGACGACGTCGCCATTGCCCTCGGCGTTGTACCCGTGGGCGTCCCCAAGAACGAATGGGGCGGCAATGAACAGGGCTCCACGCCGTGGAAGGATGCGGCCCTGACAGAACTCGGCGCCGGCTTCGGCACGGAGAAGGCTCCGGTCCAGTACTCCGAGACGGACGGCATCAACTTCACCGAGATCGCCAAGCTCACCCCTGACGTCATCCTGGCCGCCTACTCGGGCCTGACCGAAGAGGACTACAAGAAGCTCAGCGAGATCGCCCCTGTGGTGGCCCACCCCGAGGTCGCGTACGGAACCTCCTGGCAGGACTCCACCTCCATCATCGGCAAGGCCCTGGGCAAGGATGCGGAGGCCACCAAACTGGTCTCCGACACCGAAGCCACCATCAAGGACAAGGTCTCCAAGTACCCGCAGATCGCCGGCAAGAGCTTCATCTACGGAAACCTCGAGCCAGCATCGGCTGAGGGCGTCAACGTCTACACCGCCAACGACAACCGCCCCCGTTTCCTGAGCGCGATCGGCATGAAGCTCGCTTCCGTTGTGGAGGAAAACTCGAAGGGTTCCAAGGAATTCTTCATCCCGTGGTCCGCCGAGAAGGCCAACGAACTGGACTCCGATATTTTCGTCACCTGGGTTCCGGATGCCGCCACCACCGATTCCATCAAGGCAGACCCGCTCCTCGGCCAGATCCCGGCCATCAAGGACGGCGCCCTCGTGGCTGATTCGGACAACACCCTGACGCTGTCCATCTCGGCATCCTCGCCGCTGAGCCTGCCGTGGTCACTGGACACGTTCCTGCCGCAGCTTGCCAGCGCAGCGGATGCAGTGAAGTAA
- a CDS encoding ABC transporter ATP-binding protein, whose protein sequence is MAVLKAQDLTLKYDQRCVVEGLTAEIPEGKVTMIVGANACGKSTLLRGLSRLLKPAAGAVTLDGKDIHSRPARELARTLGLLPQHPTAPDGITVRDLVGRGRYPHQGFFRSWSPDDDAAVHRALESTETLELADRNVDELSGGQRQRVWIAMALAQETDVLLLDEPTTYLDLAHQVEVLDLVTDLNRKRGTTVAIVLHDLNLAARYADHVIAMKAGGIVALGAPGKVVTEKLVLDVFGLESRVIPDPVSGTPLIIPIGRHHTTANELELVS, encoded by the coding sequence ATGGCCGTTCTCAAGGCTCAGGACCTCACGCTGAAGTACGATCAGCGCTGCGTTGTGGAAGGGCTCACCGCGGAGATCCCGGAGGGCAAGGTGACCATGATCGTGGGCGCCAACGCCTGCGGGAAGTCCACGCTGCTCCGCGGCCTGTCCCGCCTGCTCAAACCCGCAGCCGGCGCCGTGACCCTTGACGGCAAGGACATCCACTCCCGCCCGGCCCGGGAACTGGCCCGCACTCTTGGCCTCCTCCCGCAGCACCCCACCGCGCCGGACGGCATCACCGTCCGTGACCTCGTGGGACGCGGGCGGTACCCGCACCAGGGCTTCTTCCGCAGCTGGAGCCCGGACGACGACGCGGCGGTGCACCGAGCGCTCGAAAGCACCGAAACGCTGGAACTCGCTGACCGCAACGTGGACGAACTCTCCGGCGGCCAGCGGCAGCGCGTGTGGATTGCCATGGCCCTGGCCCAGGAAACCGACGTCCTGCTGCTGGACGAACCCACCACGTACCTTGACCTGGCCCACCAGGTGGAAGTCCTGGACCTGGTCACGGACCTGAACCGCAAGCGCGGCACCACGGTGGCGATCGTCCTGCACGACCTGAACCTGGCCGCACGCTACGCGGACCACGTCATCGCCATGAAAGCCGGCGGGATCGTGGCCCTCGGCGCCCCCGGAAAAGTTGTTACCGAAAAGCTGGTCCTGGACGTCTTCGGACTCGAGTCCAGGGTCATCCCCGATCCCGTGTCCGGAACCCCGCTGATCATTCCCATCGGCCGCCACCACACCACCGCCAACGAACTGGAGCTCGTTTCATGA
- a CDS encoding TetR/AcrR family transcriptional regulator, whose product MSSPSHDAILQSAGRLFGERGYRAVTVRDIAADAGVSAALVMKLFLSKEKLYAAVQPDESLLAELEVPTPELGRALVFRVLMRRERGVQEPWAIIPFAVLDSPDPEAARADIRERYVTAIARLIGDTTPDRRYASTVTALMTGFGETVRTLNLFASWDFDDLVAHYGEIVQTQIDACTTPTAPAPTSNP is encoded by the coding sequence GTGAGCAGCCCCAGCCACGACGCGATCCTCCAGTCCGCCGGGCGCCTCTTCGGTGAACGCGGATACCGGGCCGTGACCGTCCGGGACATCGCGGCGGACGCCGGTGTTTCCGCCGCCCTGGTCATGAAGCTGTTCCTGTCCAAGGAAAAGCTGTACGCCGCCGTGCAGCCGGACGAGTCGCTGCTCGCCGAGTTGGAGGTCCCGACGCCGGAACTCGGCAGGGCCCTCGTGTTCCGGGTGCTGATGCGCCGGGAACGCGGCGTCCAGGAGCCGTGGGCCATCATTCCGTTCGCCGTACTGGACTCCCCCGACCCCGAAGCCGCCCGGGCTGACATCCGCGAACGCTACGTCACCGCCATCGCCCGGCTGATCGGTGACACAACGCCGGACCGCCGCTACGCCTCGACCGTGACCGCCCTGATGACGGGCTTCGGCGAGACCGTCCGCACCCTGAACCTCTTCGCCAGCTGGGACTTTGATGACCTGGTGGCGCACTATGGGGAAATTGTCCAGACCCAGATCGATGCCTGCACCACCCCCACGGCCCCTGCCCCCACCTCCAACCCCTGA
- a CDS encoding iron chelate uptake ABC transporter family permease subunit encodes MFAVYVLLGSYTVTIPDFFTILIAHLNGGERIPGASFIVMENKLPRAVIGILIGAGFGLSGGLFQTMLRNPLASPDVIGISYGASAAAVTAIVVFGATGPAVSGAALGGALGIAALIYAISRGPALGSGGGNRGNAAGNRLILAGVGIAAALHAVVNFLMTRADIRTAADALVWLNGSLNSANWERAGLLALALLVLVPAVITLAGPLRILELGDDAAAGLGIRVGFTRLAVVITAVGLAAVATAAAGPVSFVAFLSGPIARRFTRKASLPASAFVGALIVLAADYFAANVAPLLLDGTVLPVGVITGALGAPFLLWLLVTANRKDA; translated from the coding sequence ATGTTTGCCGTCTATGTCCTGCTCGGCAGCTACACCGTGACCATCCCCGACTTCTTCACAATCCTGATCGCCCACCTCAACGGCGGCGAAAGAATCCCCGGCGCCAGCTTCATCGTGATGGAGAACAAGCTGCCCCGTGCGGTCATCGGCATCCTGATCGGCGCCGGATTCGGCCTGTCCGGCGGTCTGTTCCAGACCATGCTCCGCAACCCCCTGGCCAGTCCGGATGTGATCGGCATCAGTTACGGTGCCAGCGCCGCGGCCGTCACCGCCATCGTGGTCTTCGGCGCCACCGGTCCGGCCGTGTCCGGGGCGGCACTCGGCGGCGCGCTGGGCATTGCCGCCCTCATCTACGCCATCTCCCGCGGGCCTGCGCTGGGGTCAGGCGGCGGCAACCGTGGAAACGCTGCCGGGAACAGGCTCATCCTGGCGGGTGTGGGCATCGCCGCCGCCCTGCACGCCGTGGTCAACTTCCTCATGACCCGCGCGGACATCCGCACGGCAGCCGACGCACTTGTGTGGCTTAACGGGTCCCTTAATTCAGCCAACTGGGAACGCGCAGGCCTGCTGGCACTGGCACTTTTGGTCCTGGTCCCTGCGGTCATCACCCTGGCTGGCCCGCTCCGCATCCTGGAACTGGGCGATGACGCTGCGGCCGGCCTGGGCATCCGTGTCGGGTTCACCCGCCTCGCCGTGGTGATCACCGCCGTCGGGCTTGCAGCGGTGGCGACGGCGGCAGCCGGCCCGGTCTCGTTCGTCGCCTTCCTCTCCGGTCCCATAGCCCGGCGCTTCACCCGGAAAGCCAGCCTCCCGGCGTCGGCATTTGTCGGTGCGCTGATTGTCCTCGCGGCCGACTACTTCGCGGCCAATGTTGCCCCCTTGCTGCTGGACGGCACCGTGCTGCCCGTCGGCGTCATTACCGGCGCCCTGGGTGCCCCCTTCCTGCTGTGGCTCCTGGTCACGGCCAACCGAAAGGATGCCTGA
- a CDS encoding MFS transporter, with product MPRSQAPDSRRRPSPSAITAVLALSGTLVALMQTLVVPLLPDFPGILGVTADDASWLVTATLLSSAVATPIVSRSADMYGKRKMMVVCLAIMVAGSVMAAVGGAFVWLIIGRALQGFSSALIPVGISIMRDELPKEKMGSAVALMSATLGIGSAMGLPLAGVLYESLGWASIFWVSAGAGVLLLLAVVLIVPESKVRTRGSFDYAGALVLSAALAALLLAISKGGSWGWGSEPVLLLFLTAAILLAVWVPYELKVRQPMVDLRTSARRPVLMTNLASLLIGFAMFANMLLTTQQLQLPAVTGYGFELNVITAGLCMVPSGLAMVVFAPLSGRIIRIFGGKTALMAGALVMIVGYVGRVFFYDSIAWVIIGSTVVSVGTAIAYAAMPTLIMGAVPITETASANGLNSLVRAIGTSTSSAAIAAVFTSVTIAVGDARFPSFDAFRDIFWLAAAASAASMLAAVFIPRAAGVRRPPATVAGAAELVVQGRVLAPDHRPLTPAVVTVLRTDGDPVDWSRVDTEGNYSVALPGAGKYLMVANAGGWAPMAEVFDFDGRTLTQNFMLRERLELGGSVVAGGTPVAGAMVTLLEASGEHLATTRTDDNGIYAFPLPLAGRYVVTMLHPATLQAVARKLAVDNRSVTLDFAAPPVEETSGERVGA from the coding sequence ATGCCGCGCTCCCAAGCCCCCGACTCGCGACGCCGCCCGTCTCCGTCCGCCATCACCGCAGTCCTGGCCCTCAGTGGCACGCTCGTGGCGCTGATGCAGACTCTGGTGGTGCCCCTCCTTCCGGACTTCCCCGGGATCCTGGGCGTCACGGCCGACGACGCCTCCTGGCTGGTGACCGCCACCCTCCTGTCCAGCGCCGTGGCAACGCCGATTGTGTCCCGCAGTGCGGACATGTACGGAAAGCGCAAAATGATGGTGGTGTGCCTCGCCATCATGGTGGCGGGATCCGTCATGGCAGCCGTTGGCGGGGCCTTCGTGTGGCTGATCATCGGCCGGGCACTCCAGGGGTTCTCCTCGGCCTTGATCCCGGTGGGCATCAGCATCATGCGTGATGAACTGCCCAAGGAGAAGATGGGCTCCGCGGTAGCCCTCATGAGCGCCACCCTGGGCATCGGCAGCGCCATGGGCCTGCCGCTGGCAGGAGTTCTGTACGAAAGCCTTGGCTGGGCCTCGATCTTCTGGGTCTCGGCTGGCGCGGGAGTGCTGCTGCTCCTCGCCGTGGTGCTGATCGTTCCGGAATCCAAGGTCCGCACGCGCGGAAGCTTCGACTATGCAGGCGCCCTGGTGCTGTCTGCGGCGCTGGCAGCCCTGCTCCTGGCGATTTCCAAGGGCGGCTCCTGGGGCTGGGGATCCGAGCCCGTCCTGCTGCTGTTCCTGACCGCTGCGATACTTCTGGCCGTCTGGGTCCCGTATGAACTGAAAGTCCGCCAGCCGATGGTTGACTTGCGGACCTCTGCCCGCCGCCCCGTACTGATGACCAACCTGGCCTCGCTGCTGATCGGCTTCGCCATGTTCGCCAACATGCTCCTCACCACCCAGCAGCTCCAGCTTCCCGCCGTCACCGGCTACGGCTTCGAACTGAATGTGATCACCGCCGGGTTGTGCATGGTCCCGTCCGGGCTGGCGATGGTGGTGTTCGCACCGCTGTCCGGACGCATAATCCGGATCTTCGGCGGCAAGACGGCGCTCATGGCAGGGGCGCTGGTGATGATTGTGGGCTATGTGGGCCGCGTCTTCTTCTACGATTCCATCGCCTGGGTCATCATCGGTTCCACCGTGGTGAGCGTGGGCACCGCCATCGCTTACGCGGCGATGCCCACCCTCATCATGGGCGCGGTGCCCATCACCGAGACGGCGTCCGCGAATGGCCTGAACAGCCTGGTCCGTGCCATCGGCACCTCAACATCCAGTGCGGCGATCGCCGCCGTCTTCACCTCGGTCACCATCGCGGTGGGCGATGCCCGGTTCCCGTCCTTCGACGCGTTCCGGGACATTTTCTGGCTGGCGGCCGCGGCTTCGGCAGCATCGATGCTGGCCGCCGTCTTCATCCCCCGCGCCGCCGGTGTCCGCCGCCCGCCGGCAACCGTTGCCGGCGCCGCCGAACTGGTGGTGCAGGGGCGCGTCCTGGCGCCGGATCACCGCCCCCTCACCCCCGCCGTCGTCACCGTTCTCCGGACCGACGGCGATCCGGTGGACTGGAGCCGCGTGGACACGGAGGGCAACTACTCCGTGGCTCTGCCCGGCGCCGGGAAATACCTTATGGTGGCCAATGCGGGCGGGTGGGCCCCCATGGCCGAAGTCTTCGACTTTGACGGCCGCACCCTCACACAGAACTTCATGCTGCGGGAACGCCTGGAGCTCGGCGGCTCCGTTGTAGCCGGCGGCACGCCGGTTGCCGGCGCCATGGTGACGCTCCTGGAAGCCAGCGGCGAGCATCTGGCCACCACCCGGACGGACGACAACGGGATATACGCTTTTCCCCTGCCCCTCGCCGGACGCTACGTCGTGACAATGCTTCACCCCGCAACACTTCAGGCGGTGGCGCGGAAGCTCGCTGTCGACAACCGTTCGGTGACGCTGGACTTCGCCGCTCCGCCCGTGGAGGAAACCTCCGGCGAGCGGGTGGGAGCGTGA
- a CDS encoding DDE-type integrase/transposase/recombinase: MGWANQVSVDHSYAAAWDAGVMLASRRTWWRVAAQIEDQMLRPAIPTRTGKNRPPREKPVVMATGPGQVWSWDITDLYSPWRGRSFKAYSVLDIYSRRMVAWRVEEREADHLAVEMFETAIARYGAPRIVHADSGPAMRSNLLREALTGHGVELSHNRPYVSNDNPFSESGFRTMKYRPGYPRVFKEVEAARAYLADYVPWYNTQHKHSGIALFSPAEVHDGSWKEVWKTRDQALQRYYNKHPERFHQRPTTPAPASHAGINLPTTKTPTQQTQ; this comes from the coding sequence GTGGGCTGGGCCAACCAGGTCTCCGTTGATCATTCCTACGCGGCTGCCTGGGACGCGGGGGTGATGCTCGCTTCCCGCCGCACATGGTGGCGGGTCGCGGCGCAGATCGAGGACCAGATGCTGCGCCCCGCGATCCCGACCAGGACAGGGAAGAACCGGCCCCCGCGGGAGAAGCCCGTGGTGATGGCCACGGGCCCGGGGCAGGTCTGGTCCTGGGACATCACCGATCTGTATTCACCCTGGCGGGGACGGTCGTTCAAGGCCTACTCGGTCCTTGATATCTACTCCCGCCGCATGGTGGCCTGGCGGGTCGAGGAACGGGAGGCGGACCATCTCGCTGTGGAGATGTTCGAAACCGCGATCGCCCGGTATGGCGCACCGCGCATAGTTCACGCCGACTCGGGGCCGGCGATGCGATCAAACCTGCTCCGCGAAGCTCTCACCGGCCACGGCGTGGAGCTCTCCCACAACCGGCCCTACGTCTCGAACGACAACCCCTTCTCCGAGTCCGGGTTCCGGACCATGAAGTACAGGCCCGGCTACCCCCGTGTGTTCAAAGAAGTCGAGGCCGCCCGGGCCTACCTTGCCGACTACGTGCCCTGGTATAACACCCAACACAAACACTCGGGCATCGCACTGTTCTCGCCCGCCGAAGTCCATGACGGCTCATGGAAGGAAGTTTGGAAAACCCGGGACCAGGCACTACAGCGCTACTACAACAAACACCCCGAACGATTCCACCAGCGCCCAACGACACCAGCCCCAGCCAGCCATGCCGGAATCAACCTCCCGACAACAAAAACACCCACACAACAAACCCAATGA
- a CDS encoding iron ABC transporter permease, whose amino-acid sequence MTESTTTAAAQGRGLTALASPKRRDLTSRNPDAARPRSRGRQAAWLLAAVVVLIVLTAASLVIGARGLSLATVWQALTQFDPANGDHAVVHARIPRTILGILAGGALGLAGAAMQGVARNPLADPGIMGVNAGAALAVVTGIYLFGVTSLSGYIWFAFIGAAAAAVAVYLIASMGRDGATPVKLALAGAALNAGLYSLMSVILVSSQDTYDRFRFWQVGGIAGRDWAVVLPGLPFLALGALIILCTGRILNSLALGDDIARGLGQRVGLSRGLTALGIVLLCGSATALAGPIGFIGLVIPHAVRSLTGPDYRWILPFSLVLAPALLLGADIIGRVVLLPGEVPAGIMTALVGAPVFVWLIRRGKGVGL is encoded by the coding sequence ATGACGGAAAGTACGACGACGGCGGCCGCCCAGGGGCGAGGTCTCACCGCTTTGGCGTCGCCAAAGCGCCGGGATCTCACCTCTCGAAACCCCGACGCCGCCCGCCCGCGCTCCCGGGGCAGGCAGGCAGCCTGGCTGCTGGCCGCCGTCGTCGTACTTATTGTCCTGACCGCCGCTTCGTTGGTCATCGGCGCCCGGGGACTTTCCCTCGCCACGGTGTGGCAGGCCCTCACCCAGTTCGACCCCGCCAACGGCGACCATGCGGTGGTTCACGCCCGCATTCCGCGCACTATCCTCGGGATCCTTGCCGGCGGTGCCCTGGGCCTCGCGGGCGCTGCCATGCAGGGCGTCGCCCGCAACCCCCTGGCTGACCCCGGCATCATGGGCGTCAACGCCGGAGCTGCGCTGGCCGTGGTTACCGGCATCTACCTTTTTGGCGTCACCTCCCTCAGCGGCTACATCTGGTTTGCCTTCATTGGCGCCGCAGCAGCCGCCGTTGCGGTGTACCTCATCGCCTCGATGGGCCGGGACGGAGCGACGCCGGTCAAGCTGGCCCTCGCCGGGGCGGCGCTGAACGCCGGACTTTATTCGCTGATGAGCGTCATTCTCGTCTCCAGCCAGGACACCTACGACCGCTTCCGCTTTTGGCAGGTGGGCGGGATAGCAGGCCGTGACTGGGCCGTCGTCCTTCCGGGCCTGCCATTCCTTGCCCTTGGTGCCCTCATCATTCTTTGCACCGGCCGAATCCTCAACAGCCTGGCACTCGGTGATGACATCGCCCGAGGCCTCGGCCAGCGCGTGGGCCTCTCACGAGGCTTGACCGCCCTGGGCATCGTCCTGCTGTGCGGTTCAGCCACCGCGCTGGCCGGCCCGATCGGCTTCATCGGCCTGGTGATCCCACATGCGGTCCGGTCACTCACCGGCCCCGACTACCGCTGGATCCTGCCGTTCTCCCTCGTCCTGGCACCGGCACTGCTGCTTGGCGCGGACATCATCGGCCGCGTGGTCCTGCTTCCGGGCGAAGTTCCGGCCGGCATCATGACGGCACTGGTTGGCGCGCCCGTCTTCGTCTGGCTGATCCGCCGGGGCAAGGGGGTTGGCCTGTGA
- a CDS encoding siderophore-interacting protein: protein MKTRETAAAKTMNTEPMTLAFEVTVSSVEELSPNFRRITFGGYSLRDFGVSGDTQDLRIKLMIPSLDGSGQQIPLPAFDMNASGWYQAWLAMDPALRGSMRTYTVRRERLDAVYPEIDVDFVMHFDADGHGGPAANWAQTAKPGDALTVIGPNNRAAQCQTAETYGGIEWRPGLAQRVLLAGDETAVPAISAILESLPSYMSGHAFLEVPEAGDFLDLKTDADIEITWLARGAAIGRSRPHGELLQQAVQRAVPVPGWVGIKAADGGAGPEPEDVNVDVDILWETPARMETAEIEASRNPALPAGAMPFYAWIAGEAAVIKDMRRYLVRDVGIDRKQVAFMGYWRKGKAEG, encoded by the coding sequence ATGAAGACCCGCGAAACTGCCGCCGCAAAGACCATGAACACCGAGCCCATGACCCTCGCTTTTGAAGTGACGGTTTCCTCGGTGGAGGAGCTCAGCCCCAACTTCCGACGCATCACCTTCGGCGGCTACTCACTGCGCGACTTCGGCGTTTCCGGAGACACGCAGGACCTGCGGATCAAACTGATGATCCCCTCGCTTGACGGCTCCGGCCAGCAGATCCCGCTGCCCGCCTTCGATATGAATGCCTCCGGCTGGTACCAGGCATGGCTCGCGATGGACCCCGCCCTCCGCGGTTCGATGCGCACCTACACGGTTCGCCGCGAACGCCTGGATGCGGTCTACCCGGAAATCGACGTGGACTTCGTGATGCACTTCGACGCCGATGGCCACGGCGGGCCGGCCGCCAATTGGGCGCAGACGGCCAAACCCGGTGATGCGCTCACCGTCATCGGACCCAACAACCGTGCCGCACAGTGCCAAACCGCCGAAACGTACGGCGGCATCGAATGGCGTCCGGGCCTGGCCCAGCGGGTGCTGCTCGCCGGCGACGAAACCGCCGTTCCCGCCATCTCCGCCATCCTTGAGAGCCTGCCGTCCTATATGAGCGGCCACGCCTTCCTGGAGGTCCCGGAGGCCGGTGACTTCCTGGATCTCAAGACCGACGCCGACATCGAGATCACCTGGCTTGCCCGCGGCGCGGCCATCGGCCGCTCACGCCCGCACGGCGAGCTGCTGCAGCAGGCCGTGCAGAGGGCGGTGCCGGTGCCCGGCTGGGTAGGCATCAAAGCGGCCGACGGCGGTGCGGGCCCCGAGCCCGAGGACGTCAACGTGGACGTGGACATCCTCTGGGAGACTCCCGCGCGGATGGAGACGGCCGAGATCGAGGCCAGCCGAAACCCCGCCCTGCCCGCCGGTGCCATGCCCTTCTACGCCTGGATCGCCGGCGAAGCCGCCGTCATCAAGGACATGCGCCGGTACCTCGTACGCGACGTCGGCATTGACCGGAAGCAGGTCGCGTTCATGGGCTACTGGCGCAAGGGGAAGGCCGAGGGCTGA